A region of the Festucalex cinctus isolate MCC-2025b chromosome 8, RoL_Fcin_1.0, whole genome shotgun sequence genome:
tctttaaattaacacatttactgacagcccagcaaaaatacaTCAGTTGAcgactttttccgtcaatggcagtaaatgagttaattcatgATTTATATTaagaatgaataaatatattaaacatAAATGTCAGTCTGCATTTTTAAGAGAGACGGAAGggagatgaaaaagtttttaaaattacttaaaaatgtccaaaaaggaagaggaaaagcagaaaattgccacaaaatgtacatgaaattgtccagtaaaaaaaacaaactaatttttaaaaaaatggttgaaaataatatttttaaaaagtagctgtaaaatgtctacaaaaaaaaatacagaaatcctaaaaattaaaatgtccacagcatcggcaaaaaaaaaaaaaaaaaaaaaaaaattgatttaaattttttttcaaaaaagtaactataaaatgccccaaaacaagaaagaatcccccaaattaccataaaatgtccacaaaatttttcacaaaaaagtcagacaaTTGATAGTATAAAAGGcaggaaaaaagtaaaaaaaaaaaaaaagccataaaatgtccaaacaacgctgaagaggcagaaaattaccatatgttcataaaattttcaaaaatgtaagtaatttgacagaaagccagaaaagtctaaaaatgtatttaaaaaaaaatgaaacttgaaaaaaatacaatccaaAAACGGAAGATTAAAgggagaagaaaatgaatctcaaaaaaaagtattggatGCTACATATTTTTCCTCTTGTCGTGCATCTCAAATTAACACTGTTTTGGGCCCTCAGTctgtacattagactaacactaaaacactgtttccttcatcacaatcttcaaatgttttgtggctccagacagatttttggttatttatttggcctaaaatggctcttttgacagtaaaggttgccgAACAAAGCCTCCTGTTGTTCTTTGTGATACGACCCAATTATTGACAGTGATGTTCTCAATCGAAAATAAGATGTttagtgtcatttttttcatgttcatCTCATTGAAGATTTATTAATTGAGCTTTGGATGTTAATTTTGCCTGCTAATGATGTAACGTGATAATCTGTAACATATCCCACATATCAATAAATGATTCCCATCGCGCAGCACAAACACAGCAGGCTCTGCAATGTGAGGATCTCTCATGAATCTGAAGGACAATAACCGAGTTCCTGTGTGCAACAGATATGCTGATAGACGATGAATGTCATCTACTCCGGTCGTCATGGCAATTGAGTGAGCCAGTGACTCACATAGTAACAAGTACCTTTCAGTTGGACGTACGCTTTAGATCCTGGTTGGAGTCTACTTATTCTGGGTTTGCATGTGTGACTGGGTGGACCTTACATGCGCTGATAGTCTTCATCAACATGTGAATAAGTATTGGCAGGAAAGTGTCAGGTTCATTATATAATATCAAATGTGTACAGTGAGAGAGCGTTAGTGAGTATGTAATGGAAATCATTACAGCGCATTGATAATGCTCTTCGAGTGCCAACAAAGTGCTATTTTATGGCCGCCACTGTTTGTATTAGTCTTTCATAAAAGGAAGACAGATTGTTGTTTTCACAGCATGTCAAATACCTGATCCTTTGTAACCAAGATATACACATATTTTATATAACCACCCCCTACGCCCCATTTCTTGTATTGCATTAGGAGATCCAACAGAATACAAACATAGCTAACGGATGACCTCGCAGAATCCCGTCTTTAATACTGCCCCCCAAACCGAAACCCTAAATCTAACCCAACTCCCCAATCCTTTGGCCAAACCTGCACCAAAACTGCCGACTTGAATCCTGACCCGATTCTCATTCTAAAGACAACACTACATCAAAAATACTCAATCGACCAATCTTAAACCCAAccccaatgctaattgctaacaaCTGTAAATCTAACTCTAGCTCCAACCAAAGCGTCCTCTCAAGCGAAACTTCACACCAAATCCCAACCTAAAACTACTTAATTAAACTCCAAACCTTAATTGCCCCATTGGGAtaattagcacgtccgcctcccagtactgaggactcgggttcgagtccaggctccggccttcctgggtggagtttgcatgttctcccgtgcctgcgtgggtcttctccgggtactccggtctcctcccacattccaaagacatgcatggcaggttaattgggcgctccgaattgtccataggtgtgcttgtgagcgtggatggttgtttgtctctgtgtgccatgtgactggctggcgaccagtccagggtgtcccctgcctactgcccaaagccagctaagataggctccagcaccccccgccacccttgtgaggaataaccggtcaagaaaatggatggatggataataataatgtggtGTTACCTCATTTGTTTGCTGTCTCACAGATGCATTGCAGTCATTTTTCCAATGGTGTCCCATTGGCTGTTTATCAGCATAGAATCCAATATTGGTACTAAAAATGTAATGCAATCAGAGGCCAGGCAAAGATCTTGAGTTAGAAAAATTTGTAGAGGTCGTATGTCTTGCTCAAACTTAGTCAAATAAACTTaacctcaatttaaaaaaaaatgaagcaacaGAAACATGAGTAAACAAACTATCAGAACCAGGAAGTCCTTTTTGTGTTTTAGAAAGGCAACATAATGAAGGTTGTTTGACTGAAAGGAAACAACTTTACAGCatattcagtttttattttggaaagacATGactcacaagaaaaaaaaaaaaactgttagcgGGACGGAAGAGATCTATCATGTTATTCTAAAATTAAATGTTCACGCCATACAAAACAGCAGCAAATTCCTTTATGCATTCTGTCACAGTATCACATAATTCAATATTTGTACTGGTACATGTTTGGAGTGCCAACTCACTTTAAAACTTAATACTATATTCAGGTCTCAATGAAGTTACTTTGACCTTAATGCATTACTTaataaaatagacaaaattCAAATGCCattgaaaaatattaatttcccAAATTGACATTGAAAACTATGCCCACCATGAAAACTATCCTTGTCATGCCCTCTAATATTTAtgctaaatgtattttattaaaaaaaaaaaaaaaaaaaaaaaaatcactagaaGCTAGTGCTAGTTTCAAAATATACAGGTGGGGGCATAATTTTTCAGTTCAAACCTTTAAGCTCAAGTGGAAAACGCCTCACTGGTGGAGTAGTTGCACCTTGTCCACTAGAGGTCAGTAGCCTACAAGATTTGGAAACGTCTATGAACACGAGACATGTACATAAAACCACGAAAACCAAAACGAAATCAACAGCCATTATGTAGCTAattaaagcctttttaattcaaGACATAACTGCTAAACAGTCAGCCACCGCGCCCCCTGTGTGTGGTTTCGCTCCCTCTCAGGGGCAACTGGTAAACTTTTCCCCACCAAATACAAGTATTGGAACTGTAACAGCAGTAAGACTACAATATGAAGCCATCTTTGATTACTACATTAGCAAAAAGCAACCCGTTGACAAACTCGGCGTTCAAatcattacaaaagcattttattaCACTTTATACAAATGTCAGTTAAAAGTCTTGCGACTGAACATCTTCAGCACGGGATTCCGGCAAAGTCCTTTTGGGAAGGAGCGTCGTGTGGATATTTGGGATCACGCCACCTTCCGCGAAGGTGACGCCGGCCAGCAGCTGACTGAGCTCCTCGTCATTCTTGACCGCCAGCAAAATATGGCGCGGGGAAATGCGTCGTTTCTTGTTGGCCTGGCAGGCGTTCGCCGCCAACTCCAGGATCTCGGCGCTGAGGTACTCCAAGACGCCAGCGAGGTAGACCGCTGCGCCGTTGCCCAAACGTTTGGCGTAGTTGCCCTTTTTCAGAAACCTGTGAATGCGGCTAACTGGAAAGATGACGCCGGCTCGCTCGGATCTGGAAACGGTCGATATGGACTTGGGGACTGCTTTCTTGCCACGGCCAGACATCTTCAGAAGTTTGTTTCTGTCCAAAGTGCAAAGGTGGCAAGATTTCACAAGGCATAGAAAATGACACAGGGCCACAAGCTTGAAACATATAATGGAAATTGTTTGGAACTATTTAACCCACAACAATATACACAGTCACAAAACACAGCCCACACATTTACCACTAAAATCATTCACCGGTATTTCACGACTACTTACCGTGTCAAGaagttaaaatgaatgaatgactaaataaataaataaatacataaaaacgaGACCGAAGTTACGGGCTTCAGCAAGCCGCTTTTATTCCACAACAACAGGTGTAAATTGATCACACCTGGCTCTCATTCATTGTCAAATGATAATCAATTAAGAGAACAGCCGcagaaacaattagcatttcttCCGCAAGTCATGCATTTCGTTAGATGAAAATTGAAACGTATGACTCAAGGCACCTTATGGATATTTGGGCTGTATTGTAGCTgacagattatttttattttttatttttcgttaagcctggtacacatataaggattttcaaatcttaaaatgatgttttatctttgtcagatgccacacataaagataaaaCAAACTCGTTGTGAAAATGGCAGAAAGTTGGTTTCACCTTCAAGAATTTAccttttgtgtatatatatatatatatatatatatatatatatatatatatatatatatatatatatatatatatatatatatatatatatatatattttacccaGGATAAGAAAAGCGTTAACCAAATAGTCATCAATAACATTCaaactttcaaaacaaaattttgTGCTTCTGGTCACTATACGCGCACTTCCGTCTTTTTCAGTTGGCGGActcttgattggctacattccgtttgacgtcacagttggtggCGCAGGCGCACCTCGGCCATGCTGTGCATGTAGTTCAATGTGTGCACACTGCTGACCTCAAGTGGGCTAAATTATGCACGCATGAAACGTCACCGGCTGGCAACTCAACTGGTGTAAATCTCAGATACAGCAGTTTGTTAAAtttatgttgtgttttaatattgtatgtGATTCATACATATTACGAAAAAGGGATTCAACTATAAAGAGAATGTGTATGAAATATCCCGGCCTCGTTATCTTTACAGTAGCTattgtgtttgtagtgatttccCAAGCGTGTCTGTTTGACTTCCTTTTGTTGTCAAATGAATACCTTTCttccagtgtcaatcaaaactgactGAGCTTTATTATCTTTATGAAGGTCATTTTTAACAGTTTGTGTACTTGATTTCATTGAATTGTGCAAAAAGGAGGCATTTCAAGAGGCAAACAAAACGAGTTGTCACACagactttgtgtttgtttacgcATCTCATCAAGGAGGATGATCATTACTGTTGGTCAAATATACTGACTATTGTCATCAAATATTTGTCACAGCATAGCTACTGATATCCTATGTGAGAGCTTTGATGGTCCAAATgtcataaaatgtttttcagagGCTAATTAGAGAATAGTTTTAAACCAAACTATCCGTTGTGTGCTATAACAAGTCTAATGTGCTCGATAATAATGAGCTAATGACGACAGCATCTTGTTGGGGGAAAGGCATGTTACTGTTGCCATGGTGAGGGCGCGACGGATGACACCACGCCAGAGCTGGGCCGACCCAAATGTGGCGCCCTTGGTGGGAGGTgagatttcatttcatttcattctcaCCCGATATAGATTTTTTCTGACATATATAGATTatatacaactttattcttattACAATGACATGTTGATTAGAGTAAAAAACAaagcacatttttgttgttgttgttgttgttgttttttaataatgtatttttagttagcattttttttaacgttctctcgttaagtttttttttcacaaaataattttttttaagttacagcTAATACATTACCCATACCCAAAAATTAGTATAgttcaatttaataaaaaaaaaataataattagtaaaaTCTACTCATTAAAGCATATAAAATTATATGAACTTCAAAAAGTTAAAgacatactttacttatttagccatttttggcagtcaaacattaatattttgcctataatgaatttgatactttcattatttttcacgtacaattagtacctttaaaaacacattttgcaacttgctgtcgactgaaaatgacatcacaagggctcaagtaaccaatcacagctcacctgttttcttttggcatgtgacattcacaagctgagctgtgattggttacctgagcccttgtgacgtcgttttcagtcgacagacgacagcaagttgcaaaatgtgtttttaaaggtactaaattgtacatgaaaaataatgaaaatatcaaatttatataatttattacatttgactgccaaaaatggctacataagtaaagtatccatttaatctattggataattttttttcctaaaatttttttatataacccGATTACATGACACAATACGTACTAAAAACAAAGGAACAAGTAGGCTACATAACATAGTATGAGGGAGTCGAAATATATCTGTTATAATGTGGCAGTAAACTTGAAGCACCAATAAAAAGCttgaagcctttttttccctccctcaaattaactgaaaacaaaaaacaacagcttGTATCTCGAAAAACTCTCAAATTTCACCAGTGTACTCCCAGTGCCTAATCAGTGATCCAGCTCTGCTCCCACTTCCCTcacgctttattttatttatgcctAGCTTGCTATACGCAAGTGAAAGATGGAAATAAACACGTCATTTGGGTCGCAGCTGCTCAGGCGAAGGCAAAAAGTCTTTGAAGTTGTCGTGACTCACGTCGGCGTACGTGATGCAAATGACATCCGGTTGGGTGCAAAGCATCAAACCAAACAATTTGAAGGGTCTGCATTATTTGACAACTAAACACATCATACGTTACTGACCGCTCCCCGCCGCATCCCACAGTAAAAGCCGTCTAAATTTAGTGGCGTGTTGGCTGCGTGACGTGTGTTTGGCTCGGGTGGCCTCACTTACACTCTCAGCGGACGGAGGCCGGCCCACCTTCACTCTCTGTTGATCTATTTGCGTCCGTCTCCCTCCTCGCTGGCCTGCCTTGCCACAGCAGGAATGCTGGCCCGTCGAATGGGGTCGGATCCGTGCACTCTGATCCCATTCCTCCACTTCTCTTTCCTCGGCCCATTGATGCCACCTGGGAACCGGAGAGGCAAATGTTAATGCATACCCCGATGCCATCTGCTTGGAACATGATATCCAATAATCAACAATCTTTTAGCTGGCTTCTTCTCTAAGTTCCCATGGGGACTGCATGTCTTCTTTCCTGCTCTTTTTTCGGGAACATAACTgtctatgagtttttttttttttcttttttaaatacaatattctATTATAGAACACACTGACTGATAGCAGCAACTGCATAATTTACGAGGACTAAAATGGCCGTTCTGACTACATGCACCACATTGATGGGGCTTACAATATGTCTGCCATCAGTGTGAAAGACTTGAGTCGCACATTGTATGTCTAAAAGAGTGCTTTGCGAAATTATGAGCCTCCTTGACCTTTTTGACCTTTTCATTTACATACAGACTTAAAGAtatagaattttatttttttgtgtggaaaattAAAAGAGTGGGACACAAGTGTGAAGTGGAATGAAATGTATACAATATCCGGgctgcggccttcctgggtggagtttgcatgttctccccgtgcccgcgtgggtcttctccgggtactccggtctcctcccacattgcgaagacatgcatggcaggttaattgggcgctccgaattgtccctaagtgtgcgtgtgagtgtggatggttgttcgtctctgtgtgccctgtgattggctggcaaccagtctttgcacactcacagaaatatttcaagcctatAACTTAAGATTTATGTAATTTTTCTACAGAACAAATTtccacttgcttttttttttaaagacatattttttaagataattactttttatatatatattctagtatatataaaatacaaac
Encoded here:
- the LOC144024359 gene encoding histone H2A-like; the protein is MSGRGKKAVPKSISTVSRSERAGVIFPVSRIHRFLKKGNYAKRLGNGAAVYLAGVLEYLSAEILELAANACQANKKRRISPRHILLAVKNDEELSQLLAGVTFAEGGVIPNIHTTLLPKRTLPESRAEDVQSQDF